One genomic segment of Paenibacillus xylanexedens includes these proteins:
- a CDS encoding MarR family winged helix-turn-helix transcriptional regulator — MTDTYEVFYIINSFRQVNQMLFRAFWNENKEIELTSIQFMVLSILRERPSIGINEVAELCHMGSSSMSAVVERLVKGEYIVRTRSDADRRSVKLQITDKGEQAQQETHHLWMERVSPILDISKEDLEHLLRIHSQMIEKLEGREMNNI; from the coding sequence ATGACTGATACGTATGAAGTATTCTATATTATTAATTCGTTCCGCCAAGTGAATCAAATGCTTTTTCGAGCATTTTGGAATGAAAACAAGGAGATCGAGCTGACTTCGATTCAGTTTATGGTGTTATCCATTCTGAGGGAGCGTCCTTCCATTGGCATCAACGAAGTGGCTGAGCTATGCCATATGGGCAGCAGTTCCATGAGTGCTGTTGTGGAGCGGCTCGTCAAAGGCGAGTATATCGTTCGGACACGTTCGGATGCTGACCGCCGATCCGTTAAGCTTCAGATTACGGATAAAGGGGAACAGGCCCAACAGGAAACGCACCATTTGTGGATGGAAAGAGTGTCACCCATTCTGGATATATCGAAGGAAGACCTTGAGCACCTACTTAGAATTCATAGTCAAATGATTGAAAAGTTAGAAGGAAGAGAGATGAACAACATATGA
- a CDS encoding MarR family winged helix-turn-helix transcriptional regulator → MYNSDFAKCWSRLTKDYKLHMDQELAPSLTEAQLAVLEVLEDHQKMKPSDLIPYLSTTPAAVTMLLDRMEKNDLIRRNRDNQDRRIVWVSLSEKGRMETERGITIRNEFMNSVLSNISMHNQQLLVYLLGKMTTPKTKEPALSTSV, encoded by the coding sequence ATGTATAATTCCGATTTTGCCAAGTGCTGGTCCAGGTTGACCAAAGATTATAAATTGCATATGGATCAAGAGCTGGCACCCTCATTAACGGAGGCTCAGCTGGCTGTTCTGGAGGTACTTGAAGACCATCAGAAGATGAAACCTTCGGATCTGATTCCTTATCTGTCGACTACGCCAGCTGCTGTAACCATGCTGCTCGATCGAATGGAGAAGAATGATCTGATTCGCAGGAATCGGGATAATCAGGATCGACGCATTGTGTGGGTATCTCTGTCAGAGAAAGGAAGAATGGAGACAGAGCGGGGAATCACCATCCGGAATGAATTCATGAACTCTGTTCTCAGTAACATTTCGATGCACAATCAGCAATTGCTGGTATATCTGTTAGGCAAAATGACAACACCCAAGACCAAAGAGCCTGCCTTATCTACTTCGGTATGA
- the gyrA gene encoding DNA gyrase subunit A has translation MSPSEQFMPAFLEEVVGDRFGRYSKYIIQDRAIPDVRDGLKPVQRRILYAMYDSGNTPDKTYRKSAKTVGDVMGNYHPHGDSSIYEGMVRMAQPWKMGHMLVDGHGNWGSQDDDPAAAMRYTEARLSPIAMEMLRDIEKRTVLFKDNFDNTAKEPVVLPSRYPNLLVNGVSGISSGFATEIPPHNLREVIDASIAVMEKPSIELDEIMMFMKGPDFPTGGLIMGGDGILDAYRTGKGRIYIRSKTEIENMRGGKQQIVITEIPYQVVKSRLVTAMENIRLEKKVEGIAEVRDESGREGLRIVVELKKEADAQGILAYLLKKTDLQVTYNFNMVAIVNKAPHQLGLKSILEAYIAHQREVVTFRTRFELEKAQDRAHVLEGLVKALNILDEVIAAIKASKNRQDAQNNLMWMFGFTERQADSILTLQLYRLTNLEINSLEKELGELMKKIAQLQSILDSDRKLIGVIRKELMEIREKYGIDRRSAIQGEVEELKVNLEVLVNAEDVFVTLSKEGYVKRTGMQSFTRSGGERSGSGVKDGDYIAQVLEVNTLENLLVFTRKGQYFLLPVHQVPEFKWKDPGTAIVNVIPLAKDDRIASVLAVKSFEEPNHSLVFVTRRGQVKRTELKDYVTKRSGAVAACKVGKDDEVLSVHLSTGGQDIMLITKEAMAIRFREDEVNPMGRVSGGVRGIQLRDTDEVVSALWVEGDEGEVAVLSDLGYGKRSLLLDYAIQSRGGKGLATFEFKEGKRVKPNGSRIVGAFYCKEQRKITVMTKEGQVFPISSEGVPITERKHIGKLIVHVDKQDEIVELLRDFNENQPASSS, from the coding sequence ATGAGTCCATCAGAACAATTTATGCCGGCCTTTCTCGAAGAGGTCGTTGGAGACCGTTTCGGTCGCTACTCCAAATATATTATTCAGGATCGAGCCATTCCGGATGTCCGGGATGGGTTGAAGCCAGTACAACGGCGTATTCTATACGCCATGTACGATTCAGGCAATACGCCTGACAAGACTTACCGCAAGTCTGCCAAAACCGTTGGGGACGTAATGGGTAATTATCATCCACATGGTGACTCATCCATCTATGAGGGCATGGTACGGATGGCTCAGCCATGGAAAATGGGCCATATGCTCGTGGATGGTCATGGTAACTGGGGATCACAGGATGATGACCCGGCAGCGGCGATGCGGTATACGGAGGCCCGTTTGTCGCCCATCGCGATGGAGATGCTTCGCGATATCGAGAAACGGACGGTTCTGTTTAAGGATAATTTTGATAATACGGCCAAAGAACCGGTTGTATTGCCATCCCGTTATCCGAACTTGCTGGTTAATGGTGTCAGCGGTATTTCCTCCGGATTTGCAACGGAGATTCCTCCACACAATTTACGTGAAGTCATTGATGCTTCGATCGCTGTGATGGAGAAACCGTCGATTGAGCTGGACGAAATCATGATGTTTATGAAGGGTCCTGACTTTCCAACAGGCGGATTGATTATGGGCGGTGACGGCATTCTGGATGCCTATCGCACAGGTAAGGGACGGATCTATATCCGGTCCAAAACCGAGATTGAAAACATGCGCGGTGGCAAACAGCAGATCGTCATTACCGAAATTCCTTATCAGGTCGTGAAGTCTCGTCTGGTTACAGCGATGGAGAACATCCGACTTGAGAAGAAGGTTGAAGGTATTGCCGAAGTGCGTGATGAGAGCGGACGTGAAGGTCTGCGAATCGTGGTTGAGTTGAAAAAAGAAGCGGACGCACAAGGTATTTTGGCTTATTTGCTGAAGAAAACCGACCTGCAGGTCACCTATAATTTCAATATGGTTGCGATTGTGAATAAAGCACCTCACCAATTAGGATTGAAATCGATCCTCGAGGCTTACATTGCCCATCAGCGGGAGGTTGTAACATTCCGTACCCGGTTTGAGCTGGAGAAGGCGCAAGACCGTGCGCATGTGCTCGAGGGCTTGGTAAAAGCACTTAACATCCTTGATGAGGTCATTGCGGCTATCAAAGCGTCGAAGAACCGTCAAGATGCCCAAAACAACCTGATGTGGATGTTTGGATTCACGGAACGCCAAGCGGATTCCATCCTTACATTGCAATTGTACCGTTTGACGAATCTGGAGATCAATTCTCTGGAGAAGGAACTCGGTGAACTGATGAAAAAGATTGCACAATTACAATCCATTCTGGATAGTGACCGCAAGCTCATCGGAGTCATCCGCAAGGAATTGATGGAGATTCGTGAGAAATACGGCATAGACCGTCGTTCTGCGATCCAGGGTGAAGTGGAAGAACTTAAGGTTAATCTCGAAGTACTTGTGAATGCGGAAGATGTATTTGTTACGTTATCCAAAGAGGGATATGTGAAACGTACAGGCATGCAGTCCTTTACACGTTCTGGTGGTGAACGGAGCGGAAGTGGAGTAAAAGATGGCGATTATATCGCTCAGGTTCTGGAAGTAAATACGCTTGAGAACTTGCTTGTCTTTACGAGGAAAGGTCAGTACTTCCTGTTACCTGTTCACCAGGTACCTGAATTCAAGTGGAAAGATCCAGGCACAGCCATTGTGAATGTCATTCCCCTTGCGAAAGATGATCGTATTGCAAGTGTGCTTGCTGTGAAATCCTTTGAAGAGCCAAACCACAGTCTGGTCTTCGTTACGCGAAGAGGACAGGTGAAACGAACGGAGCTGAAGGATTACGTTACCAAGCGTTCCGGTGCAGTTGCGGCTTGTAAAGTGGGCAAGGACGATGAAGTGTTATCTGTACATCTAAGTACAGGTGGTCAAGATATTATGTTGATTACAAAAGAAGCCATGGCGATTCGTTTCCGAGAGGATGAGGTTAATCCAATGGGACGTGTATCCGGTGGTGTTCGTGGTATTCAGTTAAGAGATACAGATGAAGTTGTATCGGCTCTATGGGTAGAAGGAGATGAAGGTGAAGTTGCCGTGTTGTCCGATCTGGGATATGGTAAACGATCATTACTTCTGGATTACGCTATACAGAGCCGTGGAGGCAAGGGGCTTGCCACATTCGAGTTCAAAGAAGGCAAACGTGTGAAACCGAATGGTAGCCGTATTGTTGGAGCGTTTTATTGCAAAGAGCAACGTAAGATCACTGTCATGACTAAAGAAGGCCAAGTGTTCCCGATCTCTTCGGAAGGTGTTCCGATCACAGAGCGCAAACATATTGGCAAACTGATCGTTCATGTGGACAAACAGGACGAGATCGTTGAACTTCTAAGGGACTTCAATGAAAATCAACCAGCATCATCTTCATAA
- the parE gene encoding DNA topoisomerase IV subunit B: MVEQIDMSAGSTGGGQGSSGYDADDIQVLEGLVAVRKRPGMYIGSTSTSGLHHLVWEIVDNAVDEHLAKFCSKIDITLHKDGSITVQDNGRGIPTGIHKTGIPTPQVVFTILHAGGKFGGSGYKKSGGLHGVGASVTNALSEWLEVEIFRDGKIHRQRFEYWKDKKGIEHVGEPVSGLEVLGNTNRTGTKVTFKPDIRVFQSGIQFNYDTLAERLQEIAFLNSGLRIVLKDERSGNQDEYMYEGGASQFVAFLNENKDVLHDVIHFYAEKDDIEVEVAIQYNAGYTETLASFVNSISTRGGGTHETGFRAAYTRVMNDYARRTSMIKEKDKNLEGNDLREGMMAVISVKMSEVEFVGQTKDQLGSASARSAVDSVVSENIQRFLEENPQVAQTLIRKAVQASRAREAARKARDDMRTGKKRSESSNLNGKLTPAQSKDFTRNELFIVEGDSAGGSAKQGRDSKIQAILPLKGKPLNPEKSKLADILKNEEYRAITAAIGAGIGTEFAVEDSNYSKIIIMTDADTDGAHIQVLLLTFFYRYMKPLIDAGKVYIAQPPLYKLTRKSGKLASVRYAWTDEELANYMKEFGNNVELQRYKGLGEMNPDQLWETTMNPETRAMLKVQIVDAAKAERRVSTLMGDKVDPRKRWIVENVDFTEYEE, from the coding sequence ATGGTCGAGCAAATCGATATGTCGGCAGGTTCGACAGGCGGAGGACAGGGGTCTTCAGGCTACGACGCGGACGACATTCAAGTACTTGAAGGGTTGGTAGCGGTACGGAAACGGCCGGGGATGTACATCGGCAGCACCAGCACTTCGGGTCTACATCATTTGGTATGGGAAATTGTCGACAACGCTGTCGACGAACATCTCGCCAAATTCTGCTCCAAAATCGATATCACGCTGCATAAGGACGGTTCTATTACGGTTCAGGATAACGGAAGGGGAATTCCGACAGGTATACATAAAACAGGGATTCCTACTCCCCAGGTCGTGTTTACGATTTTGCACGCAGGCGGAAAGTTCGGTGGATCAGGATACAAAAAATCAGGCGGTTTGCACGGTGTAGGTGCGTCAGTTACTAACGCATTGTCCGAGTGGCTTGAAGTCGAGATTTTCCGTGATGGCAAGATTCATCGTCAGCGATTCGAGTATTGGAAGGACAAAAAAGGGATTGAACATGTCGGTGAACCGGTCTCCGGTCTCGAAGTGTTGGGCAATACCAATCGGACAGGTACAAAAGTTACATTTAAACCGGATATTCGGGTGTTCCAGAGCGGTATTCAATTTAATTATGATACATTGGCAGAACGTCTTCAGGAGATTGCTTTTCTGAATTCGGGTCTGAGAATTGTGCTCAAGGATGAACGTTCGGGCAATCAGGATGAATACATGTATGAAGGTGGAGCAAGCCAGTTTGTTGCTTTTCTTAACGAAAATAAAGATGTGCTGCATGATGTTATTCACTTCTATGCGGAGAAGGATGACATTGAAGTCGAAGTGGCAATCCAGTATAACGCAGGTTATACCGAAACGCTGGCTTCGTTCGTGAACTCGATCTCTACTCGGGGTGGCGGTACACATGAGACCGGATTCAGGGCTGCGTACACTCGTGTAATGAATGACTACGCGCGGCGTACCAGCATGATTAAGGAAAAAGATAAAAACCTCGAAGGCAATGATTTGCGTGAAGGTATGATGGCCGTCATCAGTGTCAAGATGTCAGAGGTTGAGTTCGTAGGTCAGACCAAGGATCAGCTCGGCAGCGCTTCCGCTCGAAGTGCAGTGGATTCGGTCGTGTCCGAGAATATTCAACGTTTCCTGGAAGAAAACCCGCAGGTAGCGCAAACGTTAATTCGCAAAGCGGTTCAAGCCTCCAGAGCCAGAGAAGCAGCCCGCAAAGCACGTGATGATATGCGCACAGGCAAGAAACGTAGTGAAAGTTCCAACCTGAACGGCAAACTAACGCCGGCGCAATCAAAGGATTTTACCCGAAATGAGTTGTTTATTGTTGAAGGGGATTCCGCAGGTGGTTCCGCCAAACAGGGACGTGACTCGAAGATTCAGGCTATTCTGCCGCTCAAGGGAAAACCGCTCAATCCGGAAAAATCAAAGCTGGCCGACATTCTCAAAAATGAAGAATACCGCGCCATTACAGCGGCGATCGGGGCGGGCATAGGAACCGAATTTGCAGTTGAAGACAGCAATTATTCCAAAATTATCATTATGACCGATGCGGATACGGACGGTGCACATATTCAGGTGCTGCTGTTGACCTTCTTTTATCGTTATATGAAGCCTTTAATTGATGCAGGCAAAGTATATATTGCTCAGCCGCCATTGTACAAACTTACTCGTAAGTCTGGTAAGCTTGCGAGTGTTCGATATGCATGGACGGATGAAGAACTGGCGAATTATATGAAGGAATTCGGTAATAATGTTGAGCTTCAACGTTATAAAGGTCTAGGTGAGATGAATCCGGATCAACTGTGGGAGACAACAATGAATCCGGAAACTCGTGCGATGCTGAAGGTACAGATTGTTGATGCAGCAAAAGCAGAACGTCGTGTATCTACGCTCATGGGTGATAAGGTTGATCCGCGAAAACGCTGGATCGTAGAGAACGTCGACTTTACAGAGTACGAAGAATAG